In Elusimicrobiaceae bacterium, the genomic stretch TTTCTACTTCTATTGCACTTGCGTATCAAAATGAGATTGTGCTTGGCGGTGTATATGATGCCAGCATGGATGAACTGTTTTTAGCTCGTAAAGGCCGCGGCGCTACGTTAAACGGCAAAAAAATACGGGTTTCTTCCGTCAAAAAAGTAGAGCGTTCGCTACTGGTCACCGGTTTTCCGTATGGAAAAGAAAAACGTATCCAAGAGCTGTTAAAACCTTTCGAAAATTTTCTTTTATCCTGCCATGATGTGCGCCGTTTAGGATCTGCCGCGCTGGATTTATGTTGGGTGGCGTCCGGACGATTTGACGGATATTGGGAAGATTCCTTAAATCCTTGGGACGTTTCAGCCGGAAAATTGATTTTGGAGGAAGCCGGCGGAAAAGTAACCCTTTACAACGGCCGTCCGTGGAAACAAGTGGAACAATTTGGACAACAACTTTTAGCCAGCAACGGACTGATTCACCGGCAAATGTGTGCTATAATAAAAAAGAGCACATCCCGTTAAACATTTTTGAGTGAGGCAACTATGTCTATCAGCGTGGTAAAACAATATAGCGTCTTTTTAATTAATGAGCCCGGTTCCTTAAAAAATTTTACTCAATTATTTTCTCACGAAAACGTCAACATCTTAGGCATTTCTTCTGACGTGCGTTTTGATGCGGCAGTAGTGCGGGTGGCCGTTAAATACAATGACGAAATCGGACACGCTTTAACCAAAGCAGGATTTACGAATGTAAAAGTCAATGCAATTTGCGTAGACACTCCGGAACGATTGGGCGTTATACGCGATATTAGCGATGTGTTACAAAAACAAAATTTGAACATCACCTCCATTTACGGAGCAGGCACACACAACGGACGCGCCCGGTTTATTATCGTGGTCAACAATATCACACAAGCCTTATCTGCCTTAGAAAGTTCCGGTTTATTTTGAGCGCTGTTTTGTGTGAAAAAGATTTTGCGGTTTGTACTAAAATTGAAGGAAATTACTGTTTGCAAGGAGATGTTTTATGAGCCAAATTCCTACGCCTCATATTAATGCCAAAGCCAATGATTTTGCAGAAACTATTTTGTTACCCGGAGACCCGTTGCGGGCCAAATTTATCGCGGAAAATTTTCTGGAAAATGCCAAACAAGTCACTTCTGTACGTAATGTACTGGGATTTACCGGCACCTATCAAGGTAAACCCATTTCCGTCATGGGAACAGGCATGGGATGCGCCTCTATGGGAATCTATTCCTACGAACTCATGCATTTTTATGGTTGCAAAAATTTAATCCGCATCGGCACTGCGGGCGCCTTAACACCCAAACTCAATGTCGGAGATATTGTACTGGCACAGGGAGCCTGCACCAATTCCAATTATGTAAAACGGTTTGGCCTGCCCGGCGATTATGCTTGTATAGCCAGTTATACTTTGCTGCGAAAGGCCGCCGATACCGCTGAAAAATTAGGGCTTCCCTATGCGGTAGGCAATGTAGTGACCTCTGACATGTTTTACGCCCCGCAAAAAGTAGCTCCTGCCGGTATGACGTGGGCGGATATGGGCGTATTGGCTGTGGAAATGGAAACGGCCGCGCTATATGCCAATGCCGCAGCAGCCGGGGCCAATGCACTTACCATTCTGACCATTTCCGATTCGGAATTTTCCGGCCATATTACCACGGCCGAAGAACGCCAAAACAGTTTTACCAATATGATGAAACTGGCCTTACAGCTGGCATAAAAAAGAATTTGCAAAATTGGACCAGTCTTTTTCATAAATGAAGGAACTCCGAGCATAGACTCGGAGTTCCTATTTTTGTAGTTCAACTTTTTAACAAGGTTTTTCAGTATTTATATCAAAGCAACTAAAACCTTCCTGCTTTAGTACTTTGCATATAGCTAATCCTGCCGTAGATTTAGCGGCACATTCATGATAGGTCCATTTAGAAGTAACTAGGTTGCCATGAACGGTTACGTAAAGAGTATTGTCATTTTTGCGTACCCAGATATGACTGGCATCAGCATCTGGTTCACACACCACAACGGAAGGACTATATCCTTTATTTTTCAAAGAAGCCATCGGCAATTCCACACTTAGTCCGCTTGCATCCTCATCAAAGTCATGACAACCCTCTGTTGGCACTCCATTTTCTAATACATATAATGCTAAAGCTTGTTTAGCATCCCGGATAAACAATAGTATTTCTGCCGCTCGTGCCTTGGCTACTGCTTTTTCATATTGCGGCAAAGCAATGGCTGATAAAATACCGATAATTAACACTACTACCAACAACTCAATAAGCGTAAACGCTCTGTTATTTTTTAACAACATAACAACCTCCTTTATTAATTTCTTAAATGCTACAAAAAAAAAACGGTGTCAAGTGTTTTGTGCAATACTTTTTCTTTCCGAAGAAAAAGTACACAAAAAGACGGTCGGCCAAGAAGCAAAAAAGAATCTGCAAACGGCTGTTTGATAAACTCGCTTTGCTCACACATATCAAACAGACTACCCCGTTTGCAGACTATTTTTTACTACGCTTCAAGGCCGATTTATAACAGCAACATGCGATATAGGTTGGGGGGCACCCTGACACAATCCACAATATCTCATGCTTCTGTCGGGCCAAGCCAGAACTATAAAAACTAAAAAAGAATTACAAATCCCCCTCGCACAACGAGGGGGATATTTATTTAGCAAGAACTCTCATTTGGGCAACGACAAAAACGGCGCGCGGTCCGGTTTTTGTTGGGTAGGCACCATCTCTATTTCTTCTACTAAAATAGAGGGCGTAATCACGGATACATTGCCCAAATTGACTGATTGTGCATCTGTTCCGGCCGCTGCGATATCACGCAAACTACGAGCGGTTAACCCGTCCAATTTGATGCCATATACAGCTTCTTTATGTCCGTCTGCCGTATAAATTCGTTCCGCTAGTACATAGGGGAAAGAATGGAAAATATAGCCATATTCTAGCCCCAACTCTCGGCAACGCTGCAATAATTTTTCTTCTAATAGTTTTGGGGACACGGCGCTCATTGGCTCAAAAAACACGTTCGTCACATCCGCACGCGGATAGGCACTTACAGAACGAGCATGCCCGTTACTGCGGCTTTGATCTTTAATTAAACTACGCATGGTAGGCAACATTTGCAACTTGCCATTTTCTACCAAATGTAATTCTTGGGCTTGTACGCCCTCCGCATCCACAGGCATAAATCCTGACAAAGGGAAATCTTGATACTGACGTGCTTGCGGGCGGTCAAAGACCTCAAACATCGGGCTCATCACGCGCATACCCACCTTGTCTTTGAACAGTCCGGCACTGGCATCGGTTTCACTGCGTGCGGAGAGTAATGGTTTGCTGTTACGGATATTTTTGATGAATAATTGTTGAAAAAATCCGGCAGCTGCCTCCGGCATAAACAGCACAGGACCGATATAAGGTTCCGCTTTCTTGGCTGTACGCTGTTGCGCTATCTGTTGTAAAAATTCCGTTGCTTTGGCACGGATGAATTCCTCTGCTTTATTAATGTCTACCGGTAGAGGATAGTTAGCTTGTAAATTTCGTTTATAGCCGTCTGTATTACGGAAGCTAGCTACTAAAATCACCTCATTAGTGGGAACTTGTATCTGGTAAAAATTTCCTTCACTATCTAGGAAATAGCGTGCGATTTGCCCCAATCGCACGGACACTTCATACTGTTCCAAATAATTCCGTTTTTTCCCTTCGGCAGATAATTCTTGCACCAAGGCTTCAAAAGGCGCCGCCGGATAAGGTTCAAACGGCCGAATCTCTTCCACATAAGAGGCGTGCGGAGCCGTTGAAAAATCGTTTGGTTCTTCGCCCAAGTTTTTACGTCTTCTGTAGGCCTCTTTCTTTTCGGCTAAATTGGAGGCTTTGATATATTCCAAATCAGTCAATTGCCATAAATTTTGGCGTAGGGCTTCTTCGCTATCTCCGCCCCGGCCGGAAAGCACCGTATAAGGATAACGATCATCCACAAATCCCGAACTATTATGTTTTTGATCTCCCGCATACATATAAACAGCCATCCCTACACCGGAAATAGGGTTCTGCCCCGAGGTTTTGTACAATTGCCCCATATCCGCCGAAAAGTTTTGTCCTTCTTGGTGAGCCACTCGATAGACAATGTAAAGAGGTTTTGCGCTTCCCTTTACGTGCAGATGCTTTTTTGTGCGATTCATCTCTGCCTGCATCGCACGGAAATATATATTATCAGGCAACTGCGTAGCGCTCACGCTCTGCACCAATAAACATAAGAAAAAAATTCCAAGCCACTTTTTCATTTATTTGCCCTCCTTTTTAAGCAATGGGGAAGGCAATACCGGCGGTTTGAAATCCCCTTTTTGTGTTTTTTCCATTTCCATTGACTGGAGTAGCAAGCTGGGCGCAATGTTCGTTTGAGGCACCCAACCACTTTCTGCCCCGCAACTGCCGTCAAAAACTGTATCATCATCCCCCACTGCCAACACTTTGTTGAAACTGACTAACGGGGTGCCCACTACATCAAGTCCTCGCACCAGTTCTCGGCGGCCGTCCGGATATACACGCCATAGCAGCTTGGCCTGTAATTTAAAACTTTGCGGCATAGAAGTACCCGTAAAAGTAAAACCACCACCCAAATCCTCCACAATAAATCCATAAGGTTTGCCTTGGCGTTTAATCTCTTCAAGCAATTGTTGTTCCAACTGTTCATACGGTACGGTTTGAGAAGCTGTGGTGCGCATAATGCCCATACGTGCCACCGCGCGACGCCCCGTTTCCCGACGGCCATGTCCATTGGATAAGGCAAAGCCATTAATAGGGCTGCTGGACATTAAAAAGTTCTTGAGTACTCCGTTTTCAATCAAAGTAACCGGACGCGCCTGCACGCCTTCATCATCATACAAGTAGTGTCCGCGCAGGGCGGTTCCGTTAAATTGTGTTAGCGTAGGATCATCCACAATCGTTAGTAAAGAGGAAACAACCGGTTGTCCCACTTTGCCTGTAAAGGTTTGTCCCTCCGAATCATCTTTTTGCCGATGACCTTCCAGTCGATGCCCCAATACCTCATGTACAAACACCGCTGCGGCTTTCCCTTTTAAGATAGTAGGGGCGTTCAGCGGTTCTCCTTCCGGGGCCGAAGTTAAGTCTGCAAGTTCCTGTAAAGATTGTTGTACATCTGCGGTCAATTGTTCGACGGAAGGAAGCTCCTCTTGTGAGAATACATTATAATCCTTAAATCGTTCTACCGTCATTCCATCAGCTGTTCGGTTGGATATACGATACATCAAACGCAACCGAGCGTATGGCGTTTTCAAGCGGGTCCCGCGGCTATCTACAAAATAACGGTGTCCTTGCGTAATACCGAATGAAAAAGAGCTGTCCAGTACATATTCCTTTCCAATGACTAATTTGGAAGCCTCTACTAATAAGTCTTTGATTTTTTCGATATCTACGGTTTGCAAATCCTGCTGATAACAAGCCGTTTGTTTGGGTGGGAACACAAAATCATCCGATTGATCTTTTGTTTCCGACATGGTGCGCACATTGGCTGTCACACGGCTATAATTTGCTTGTGCTTGTTCGACCGCTTTTTGCGTGGCTCGCCACCAAGCCAGCTTAAAAGATTTCGGATTTTCAATAGAAATCTGCGCCGCACTTTCTACTCCTGCCAAAGAAGTGTCTTGCCCTTCCCCTTTCAAGGCATGTGTATCATCTAATTGCAAACTGCCGGCACGGGCTTGTACTTCTGCATTGGACGTATAGGTATGATACTGTTGGATTACTCCGCCCAGTTCCACCGAAATGCCTTCATTTTCACCTTCCTGATAGGTATAAGATAAATAGTAAATAGGCGGCTTCTGTTTTTTCAAAACCGCAAAACTGCGCTTTAACTCCTGCTCCATGAACCGAAGCGGTACTTCTTGTTTAACATCACATACTGCCGGTGCGGCCCAACTTGCCACGGCATAACATATACATCCTAAAATTAACCATTTTTTCATAATCGCTTCCCACAATAAGATAGTGTTATTGTAGCAAAAACAGTCTTCCAAACAACTAAATATCCTTGTTGAGTTTGTGAAAGTAGTCCAAAATTTGATATGATAAAGCATAGTTTTATGCCGAGGTAGCTCAATTGGCAGAGCAACGGTTTTGTAAACCGTAGGTTGTGGGTTCGATTCCCATCCTCGGCTTTTTTCTTCGGATTTTGCGTGATTTCGTTGTTCCTCACTCGCTCGGATACCTCGGGTTCCACCCTTTTACAGTATACACTCGCTCGTTCGTGCCTAGAAATCTCAGCAAACTCCTGTGAAAAACTTACTCTTTAGCGTTCTTACATCCTCGGCTTTTTTCTTCGGATTTTGCGTGATTTCGTTGTTCCTCACTCGCTCGGATACCTCTTTTCTAACGGTCATTTGTTTTAACATAGAACCTCCAAAAACGACAATACTTTGAAAGGGCTATCGCATATTTGATAAACTCACTTTATGATGGCTTTATTCATTATTGTATTGATGCTGATACTCAATGCGTTGCTGGCTGCTTATGAAATGGCGCTAGCATCCATCGCGCGCACGCAATTGTCTATTTCCGTGCAGGAGAAAAAGAAAGGAGCTGAAAGTGCGCTCTATATGAAAGACCATATAGAAGGCAGTTTGGCTACCATTCAAATCGGCATCTCGTTGGTAGGCGCAATTGCCGCTGCCGTAGGCGGAGCAGATGCAGACAAAATCTTTACCCCTTGGCTACAAAACACGTTACACTTGCATCATCACCTGGCTCACATTGTATCTGTGATATTGGTAGTATTACCCTTAAGTTTTGTCACGATTGTGTTTGCAGAACTGACCCCCACAACTTTTGCGCTGAAAAACAAAGAATGGGTGGTTTTGTCCCTTTCTCCGTATATGCGTTACCTGTATAATTTTCTATTTCCTTTAGTGCGCATCATGGAAGACATTGTCGGCTTTTTAACTAAAAAAACACTACGCAAAAACACCGACCCCAAAGCCGCTCAAAAAATTGCCTTGGCAGATTTACGCGCTGCTGTATCTATCGCTTCCAACTCCCGTTTATTTACCCAAGCGGAGGAAAAAATTGTGCTTTCCAGCGCGCAGTTCTGCGTGCGAAAAATTAAAGAAATCCAAGTGCCTTTGGACCAAGTCTACATGCTATACGCGCAAGACACTATAGCAGACACTTTCATCAAAGCCCACTTGGATATGCACACCCGCTTTCCGGTCTATGAAACACCGGAGGACCGACAAAGCATCATCGGTTATTTGAATTTTAAGGATATTTTCAATGCCACGAAAACAGCCGCGTCCGGAGTTTCCCCCACCACGCGCTCTATCTTGCGCCCAATCATGCGTTTAGATGAAGATACTCCGATCTCTACCGCCTTGCAACAACTCATGAAAGCCAAGCAACATATTTGTCTGGTGACCGATGACGAACAAATTACCGGTATTTTAACGTTGGAAGACATTTTTGAAGAATTGGTGGGTGAAATTGAAGACGAATATGATTTCTTCCCGGCGTATATACGTCCGTTTGGTAACGGTTTAGTGGTCAGTGCCACGGCCCGTATACAGGACGTTTTCAAAGAATTAAATATACCGATTCCTGCAGATATCCCCGCTCAGCAAACTGCCCAACAATGGGCCGAACAACAGGCCGGACACGCACTGGTCTCCAGCGAAACCGTTTGTGCTAACGGGCTGCAGGTGGCTGCCCGCAAATTCCGCCGGCGCAAATTGATGGAAATGTTGGTAACGAAATTGTAATACTTCTGCTGTAGAAAGTTTGCGGAAAATTAGCCTAAATTTTTCCATTGGCTTTTAAGCTGTAGTGCTCGCCTTTTCCAATGATAATATGATCATGTACGGTAATGCCAAACAAAGCGGCCGCACGGGCCACATCTTTGGTCATGGCCACATCGTCCATGGACGGCGTTGGATCTCCGGAAGGATGATTATGCACTAAAATAACAGCCGAGGCTTTGGCAGTAAGCACATGCTCTACAATCTGACGCGGTGTAATGCTGATTCGGTCTAAGCTACCACGACAAATAATCTCCGTTCCTATCACGGTATTACGCACCGATAAGTAGATCAATTCCAAACATTCTTCGCTATGGCCTGCTAAGGAGGCTTTGCAATAATTCAAAACTTCTTCCGGCGTATGAATAACTGCTTTTTCCTTTACTTCATCCAAACTATATTTTTTGAACACATCGCGAATGAGTTTCAAAAACAGAGCGCTTTGTTTTCCGATACCGGGCACGGCACATAATTCCTCTAGCGGAGCATCCAAAACAGCCGAAAGCGTACCAAAACGCTTCAGTAGCGCCCACGCTAGCGGTTTGGTGTCTCGCCGTGCGATACAATACGTCAGCAACAACTCCAGCGTCTCATGATCTAAAAAATGATCCAGCCCGCCGGAAGCAAATTTCTGGCGGATACGCTCTCGGTGTCCCATATAAGAAGGTTTTTCCATGTCCCCCATAATTTAATTATATGTTTTTTCTGTACTATTTTTAATGCTAGAATAAAAAGAAAGTTTTATTTTGTCTTTTGACAGGAGTTGATATGGCTTTGAAAATAGCGGTTATCGGAGGCGGTCCTGCCGGATATCCGGCCGCACAAACAGCGGCTCGTTTGGGAGCGGAAGTTACTTTAATCGAACAAGCTCAATTGGGCGGTGTGTGTCTGCATTGCGGGTGCATTCCTTCCAAATCTTTGTTGGATGCCGCCCACCGCTTAGACATTGCGCGTGATATTTCTCGCTTCTTAGAGGGAGATCTGACTACTCTGCCGGCAGTTTCGTGGAAGAATATTCAAAAAAGGCAACAAACTGTTACCCAAAAATTAGCTACCGGCGTGACGGCTCTAATGAAACAAGCCAAGGTAACCGTGTTGCAAGGTACCGCCTCATTTATGGATGCACATACTTTAGCGGTACAAACGCCGGAAGGGGCACAAACCGTAGCCTTTGACAAAGCCATCATAGCTACCGGTTCGCAAGCATTTATCCCCGCCCCGTTTGACCAATTATCCGGTTGTTTATATGACAACAGTACGATTTTTCAATTGCCCGCTCTACCCAACAAGTTAGTAATCGTTGGAGGCGGAGCAATTGGCTGCGAAATGGCTACTTTTATGGCGGCTTTGGGAGTGGAAGTGCATTTGATTGAAATGCAACAAAGACTACTACCCGCCATGGATGAAGGGTTGGCCCGCGTAGCAACTAAATCCTTACAAAAACGCGGAGTACATATTTTAACCGGCCAAGCCGTTACGCAGGCCCGTATAGAAGGAAAACAAGCCATCCTTACATTATCAGACGGTTCTACCCTAACTACTCCGGCCGTATTAGCCGCTATTGGACGCTCTTGTGATTTGACCGCATTACATCCGGAGCGCGCAGGTTTAACATGGAACCGCAAAGGTTTACAAAACGTCAATCCGATTAATTTACAAGTAGCTGACCACTTGTACGTCGCCGGAGATGTCACAGGCCTGTGCTTATTGGCGCACGCCGGTACCCGTCAGGGTATAGTAGCCGCACAAAATGCCTGTGGTCAATCTGCTGTTTATAACAATGCGCTTATTCCAAATGCAGTTTATACCTTCCCCGAATTGGCCTGCGTGGGAATGAGCAAAGCCCAAGCCCAAGCACAAGGGATTGCAATCAAACTCCACAAATCCTATTTGTTAGCAAACGGTCGGGCACAAACAATGGACGAAACCGAAGGTTATGTGGAACTCATCAGCCAGGCCGATACCGGTAAATTATTAGGGGCCAACTTGGCTTGTGCCCACGCTTCGGAACTACTCAGCGCATTAACCGTAGCGGTGGAAGCCGGTCTGACTATTTCGCAACTCAGACAGGTCGTATTTCCGCACCCCACTTTAAGTGAGGCCATTGGGGAGGCACTCGCTAAATGAAGCGGTCAATCGCTATTGTCTTGGTACGCCCGCGCGACCCCAATAATATCGGGGCCGCCGCCCGTGCAATGGCAAATTTTGGACTGAGTGATTTGCGCGTAGTAGAGCCGTATGAACCCTCTTGGCGTACCGCAGTCAGTGCCGTGGGAGCCGCTGATATTATGCAAAAAGCGCACTTGTTTGATACACTGCCGCAAGCCTTAGCCGATTGTACGGTCACCGTGGCAACAACGGCACTTAAAAACCGTCGCTTAAATGAAAAAATTGTAACACTACCCACATTCCCTGACTGGATCAACACACAACCGGCGGGTAAATTGGCTATTGTATTTGGAAATGAAAAAACCGGCCTTTCCAATGAAGATATTGAATTATGTAGTGCCGCCATGCATATCCCCACCACAGCCAAGCAACCTTCTATTAATTTAGCGCAAGCGGTTATTTTAACTTGTTATGAACTGGCCCGCGGACAAGTGCCCCCGCGCGGCAAAAGCGCCCTCAAAGCGGCTACTTTTTCGCAAGTGGAATTGGTGATTGACGAATTGGAAGGGCTCACGCAATACGTACACTTCAAACAAGACTATACCGTCAAGCAACGCAAAGCCATTTTACGCAAATTAATACAGCGTGGCGAACTGTCCAAAGGAGATTTGTTTTTCTTAAAGAAATTTGCGGCACATATTCATGGAACATTAGCCCGTAAATAAACGGGCTTTTTTGTGCCCGCTGATACGTGCGAAAATGTTACAATATAACCAAGCAAGGAGCAATCATGCAACCGAACATATTAGTCATTAATCCCGGCTCTACCTCTGATGATATCGGTTATTACCGCGGATCCGAAACGGTATTTGAGGTGACGGTTCGCTATTCACAAACCGATTTAGCCCCTTACGAAGGGAAAAATGTAACCGAACAACTACCCTTGCGCAAAAAAGTCATTTTGAATTATTTAGACGATCACCATATTCCGTTAACGGAGATCCATGCCGTCATCGGTCGTGGCGGATTTATCCGCTCCGTAGAAGGCGGTGTGTACGAAGTTAATGACCAAATGGTATCCGATTTAGAAACCGGCCGATATGGCGGCATACATGCTTGCAATTTGGGGGGCATTTTGGCGCGTGAAATCGCCAAAGATGCTCACTGCCCCAGTTTTATTGCCAATCCGGTCGTCATTGATGAAATGCAACCGATTGCCAAATATAGCGGTATGCCCGGCAATCCGCGCATATCCATTTTTCATGCCTTAAGCCAAAAACGGGTAGCCCGTTTAATTGCCGAAAAATTAGGGCATACATACGAAGAAATTAATTGCATTATCGCACATGGTGGCGGGGGCGCTTCGGTAGGCGCGCACAGACATGGCAAAGTGATTGATGTGAGCCACGGCTATGAAGGCGATGGCATCATGACCCCCCAACGTAGCGGCGCAGTGCCCTGCTCCAAGCTGGTGGAAATGTGTTTCTCCGGGAAATATACCCAAGAGGAAATCCGCCTTATGCTACGCGGCAAGGGCGGTTTAGTCGCTTACACTGGAACGTACGATATTAAAGAGTTGGAAGAATTTATTAAAACCGGGCAAAAACGCCCCGGCTCACTAATCCATTGTACCCCGGAGCAAGCCAAAGAAGCCTTAGATGCCATGATTTATCAAATGGCTAAAGAAATCGGTGCTATGGCTGTGGTGCTGGAAGGAAAAGTAGATTTTATTGCTTTAACGGGCGGACAAATGTATAGCAAATATATTCCGCCTGAAATCGGGCGGCAAGTGGGGTGGATTGCCCCTATTTATGTGTTTCCGGGCAGCGAAGAAAAAGATGCCCTGCGCGACGCAGCAAGCCGCGCTTTGGAAAATCCCTCTATAGTAAAACATTATTCGTAAAGGAGTCATAACATGAAGTTTAAGAGTTTTGAAGACCTGATTAATCAGGTAAAAGGAAAATCAAATCGTGTCGTCGTCCCCGGCGCCAACAATTCCGAGGCGTTGCAAGCCATCAAAATGGCAGACGAAAACGGCTTGATTTCTCATGGTATTTTAATTGGTCCTATCGCCCAAGTAAAAGAAATGGTGAAGAAAATCGGATTGCCGGAAGAAAAATTCGATTTCATTGATTGCGAAGATGTCCCCACCATGTGCAAATTGGCCGTAGATCAAATTTTGGCCGGAAAGGGTGATTTCCTGATTAAAGGATTAGTAGATACAAAATACTACATGAAAGCTATTTTGAACAAAGAAGCTCATTTGGTTCCGGAAGGTGCTTTGTTGTCTCACTTCGTTTTGTATAGCACCCCGAAATATCACAAACCTTTTGCGGTTACGGACAGTGCTGTAGTGATTGCTCCTACGTTGGAACAAAAAGCTAAAATCATTCAAAACGCCGTCAACACCATGCACAAATTGGGCTTAGAAACTCCTAAAGTGGCTTGCGTGTGCCCGGTAGAAAAAGTGAATGAAAAAATCCCCAGCACCGTAGATGCCGCCACGTTAGCGCAAATGAACGGCGAAGGGAAAATCACCGGTTGTGTAGTGGAAGGACCTTATGATTTTTATATTTCCATGTCTGCCCAACGCGCTGCTGAAAAAGGAATCACGGGCAAACAAGTAGCCGGTGATGCTGATATTTTGATGTTGCCGGACTTGGACGCGGCCAACCCGCTTTATAAAGCCTTAGCTTTCTTCGGCGATCACATGGAAGCGGCGGCTGTACTGGTCGGTCCGAAAATTCCCGTCATTTTGCCCTCCCGCGCAGATGACCCGAAAGTCAAACTCAACGCTATTGCGCTGTGCTCTTTCTTAAAAGATCAAAAATAACCGTTTAGGAGGCCGGACTATCCGGCCTCCCTTTCTTTTATGTACGAAAAGTTTCTTGCGTTTCTAAATCGGCATTACCGCCGGTATCACGATGTATTATTTTATATTTTCACCTTGGGAATTATCGCTGTTACCACGGTAGTGGCCGTTCATATCTCCAAACAAAAAGATAGTTTAGATTTACAAAATTCTTATATCAAAGAGATTGCCGTTTCCCAATTTACAATTCAAGAAAAACCCATTTATATTGCTCTACAGGAATTAGGACTCACCAACCGCGAAGTGCTAAATATCGTAGAAAAATTAAATTCCGTAACCGATACCCGCAAACTCCAGCCGGCAGACACCTACTCTATTTCCACTACTACGGACGGTCGCTTTGCGATGCTACTGCTTCATAAGGGGCTCAGTCACTATTATGTGGCTGATGTGGCAGGACAATTAGTAACCGGTGTATCGGATATGGAAGTAAAAACCCGCGTTAAACATACAGCCGGAAAAATTGAAGGGTCGCTTTTCCAATCTATGCTCAAAGACGGCATTACCACCTCGCTGGTATTGGACTTGACCGATGCTTTTTCTTGGGCAATTGATTTTAATACGGAAACCCGCAACGGCGATGAATTTGCCGCCGTGTGGGAAGAAAACTATACGGCCGATGGCACCATTACCAGTCAAGAACTGGTAGCCGCCTATTACAAAGGCCAAGCGGCTGGGGAGCATTACGCTTTTTACTATGAGGATGAATTTTTTGATCAGACCGGCAAAATTAGCAAAAAAATGTTCTTAAAATCGCCGATTAGCTTCCGCGGGGTGCGTATTACGTCGCGCTTTAATCCAAGTCGTATGCATCCCATTTTACGCATCCGCAGACCGCATTTAGGAATTGATTATGCCGCCCCTGTCGGCACGCCCATTCAAGCAGTGGCCGACGGAGTAGTAACCTTCGTAGGCACTAAAGGCGGCTTTGGGAAATACTTGGAAATACGTCACGCCAATAATTATGTTACCTCATACGGTCACTTAAGCCGCTACGCCG encodes the following:
- a CDS encoding RNA methyltransferase, with the translated sequence MKRSIAIVLVRPRDPNNIGAAARAMANFGLSDLRVVEPYEPSWRTAVSAVGAADIMQKAHLFDTLPQALADCTVTVATTALKNRRLNEKIVTLPTFPDWINTQPAGKLAIVFGNEKTGLSNEDIELCSAAMHIPTTAKQPSINLAQAVILTCYELARGQVPPRGKSALKAATFSQVELVIDELEGLTQYVHFKQDYTVKQRKAILRKLIQRGELSKGDLFFLKKFAAHIHGTLARK
- the buk gene encoding butyrate kinase, giving the protein MQPNILVINPGSTSDDIGYYRGSETVFEVTVRYSQTDLAPYEGKNVTEQLPLRKKVILNYLDDHHIPLTEIHAVIGRGGFIRSVEGGVYEVNDQMVSDLETGRYGGIHACNLGGILAREIAKDAHCPSFIANPVVIDEMQPIAKYSGMPGNPRISIFHALSQKRVARLIAEKLGHTYEEINCIIAHGGGGASVGAHRHGKVIDVSHGYEGDGIMTPQRSGAVPCSKLVEMCFSGKYTQEEIRLMLRGKGGLVAYTGTYDIKELEEFIKTGQKRPGSLIHCTPEQAKEALDAMIYQMAKEIGAMAVVLEGKVDFIALTGGQMYSKYIPPEIGRQVGWIAPIYVFPGSEEKDALRDAASRALENPSIVKHYS
- a CDS encoding M23 family metallopeptidase, yielding MYEKFLAFLNRHYRRYHDVLFYIFTLGIIAVTTVVAVHISKQKDSLDLQNSYIKEIAVSQFTIQEKPIYIALQELGLTNREVLNIVEKLNSVTDTRKLQPADTYSISTTTDGRFAMLLLHKGLSHYYVADVAGQLVTGVSDMEVKTRVKHTAGKIEGSLFQSMLKDGITTSLVLDLTDAFSWAIDFNTETRNGDEFAAVWEENYTADGTITSQELVAAYYKGQAAGEHYAFYYEDEFFDQTGKISKKMFLKSPISFRGVRITSRFNPSRMHPILRIRRPHLGIDYAAPVGTPIQAVADGVVTFVGTKGGFGKYLEIRHANNYVTSYGHLSRYAAKAKKGNKVKQGDTIAYVGSTGLSTGPHLDFRIKEGNKFVDFLKMKNRNSALRSITQEQREDFEQVKALYLKSLQEARTDAHLPQLEAAAQQESI